Proteins from a single region of bacterium:
- the atpF gene encoding F0F1 ATP synthase subunit B, with amino-acid sequence MEGHGEVISISWQILLVELGSFLILLFFLVKFLFKPITNFLENRSNQIKTTLETIETEKQDIEKIKQNYQNEITELNKKTSQIIQEATKEGEIQRQKIIAHSQKEANKMVEKAEQSIEKEKEKAISEIKAQVADISILAASKILERSIDESIAHQLIDEFIEEIDQQNAHAHRKWHKGG; translated from the coding sequence ATGGAAGGTCACGGTGAGGTTATCAGTATTAGCTGGCAGATATTATTAGTCGAATTAGGTAGTTTCTTAATCTTGTTATTTTTTCTGGTAAAATTCCTTTTCAAACCGATTACTAATTTTTTAGAAAATCGCTCAAATCAGATAAAAACTACATTAGAAACCATAGAAACAGAAAAGCAAGATATTGAAAAGATAAAGCAAAATTATCAAAATGAAATAACTGAATTAAACAAAAAGACAAGCCAGATAATTCAAGAGGCAACTAAAGAAGGCGAAATTCAAAGGCAGAAAATAATTGCCCATTCTCAAAAAGAAGCGAATAAAATGGTAGAAAAGGCAGAACAATCCATTGAAAAAGAAAAGGAAAAAGCGATTAGTGAGATTAAAGCACAAGTAGCGGACATATCGATTCTCGCCGCCTCAAAAATCCTGGAACGCAGTATTGATGAATCAATAGCTCATCAGTTAATAGACGAGTTTATAGAAGAAATAGACCAGCA
- the atpE gene encoding ATP synthase F0 subunit C — protein sequence MEGAVWFFALSVLAAGIGIGIATIGPGIGQGIATSKAVEGVARQPEASGKIMTLLILGLAFIESLVLYALVIALIIIFGNPALQHIIGK from the coding sequence ATGGAAGGAGCAGTATGGTTTTTCGCTCTATCAGTTTTAGCTGCAGGCATAGGAATAGGGATTGCCACCATTGGACCTGGCATCGGACAGGGAATTGCCACCAGTAAGGCAGTAGAAGGGGTTGCCAGACAACCAGAAGCATCTGGCAAGATTATGACTCTCTTAATCTTAGGATTAGCCTTTATAGAATCGTTAGTTCTATATGCACTGGTTATTGCCTTAATCATTATCTTTGGCAATCCAGCCCTGCAACATATTATTGGTAAATAG
- the atpB gene encoding F0F1 ATP synthase subunit A produces MEAEAPFLFQFLVNWLNQYLGNYIPINATIVMTWLISLGLIGFALVTCSSLKMVPRGLQNLLELLVEQVLQLLEGIMGHKKAKFFLPLMGTLTLFILISNLIGLIPGLKAPTSDWNTTIALAMIVFILTHFFGIKQKGLIGYFKHFVGPIWWLAPLMVPIHLIGEIAKPFSLSIRLFANMMAKHMTLGCLALLLVLFSKKTILFVQTLFIPVFLPPIVMLLGVLTCLIQTFVFVFLAIVYISIAMEEEEH; encoded by the coding sequence ATGGAAGCAGAGGCACCCTTTTTATTTCAATTTTTAGTCAACTGGCTAAATCAATATTTAGGAAACTACATTCCCATAAATGCTACGATTGTTATGACCTGGTTGATTTCACTTGGGTTAATAGGTTTTGCCCTGGTGACCTGTTCTTCTTTAAAAATGGTTCCCAGGGGACTACAAAATCTATTAGAACTCTTAGTTGAACAGGTTCTTCAACTCTTAGAGGGCATTATGGGACATAAGAAGGCAAAGTTCTTTCTACCTTTAATGGGCACACTGACCCTGTTTATTTTAATTTCAAACCTGATTGGACTCATTCCTGGATTGAAAGCACCAACAAGTGATTGGAACACAACTATTGCCTTAGCTATGATTGTATTTATCCTGACACACTTTTTTGGAATAAAACAAAAAGGATTAATTGGTTACTTTAAGCATTTTGTAGGTCCTATCTGGTGGTTAGCTCCATTGATGGTGCCCATACATCTCATTGGAGAAATTGCGAAACCTTTTTCCTTATCTATCCGACTATTTGCTAATATGATGGCAAAACATATGACCTTAGGTTGCCTGGCACTATTGCTTGTTCTGTTTTCAAAGAAGACAATTCTATTTGTCCAAACCTTATTTATCCCTGTATTTTTACCACCAATAGTTATGCTTTTAGGGGTGCTTACTTGTCTTATTCAGACATTTGTTTTTGTCTTTTTAGCCATAGTCTATATTTCCATTGCTATGGAAGAAGAAGAACATTAA